A DNA window from Solanum lycopersicum chromosome 3, SLM_r2.1 contains the following coding sequences:
- the LOC101258739 gene encoding uncharacterized protein isoform X1, producing MSIESFNRLVKLAARAFYDDITTKGDNQPKSGRSDNRGIAVVILDALTRRQWVREEDLAKDLKLHTKQLRRTLRFFEEEKLITRDHRKEGAKGAKVYNSAVAATVDGLQNGKEGDDKIKMHTHSYCCLDYAQIYDVVRYRLHRMKKKLRDELDNKNTVQEYICPNCAKRYTALDALRLVSTEDEYFHCESCNGELVAESDKLASQGSTDGDDNDRRRRREKLEDMLHRVEAQLKPLMDQLARVKDLPAPEFGSLQAWEVRANAVARGANGDNGNDSKSGQGLGFGGTPMPFVGETKVEVAFSGLEEKGDIKSEVSVTPMKVLPPWMIKEGMNLTKEQRGEVKQESNMEGTSAAAGSSDDKKSIGFEDVKNIQDEYIKAYYEALFKRQKEQEEATKLLPETSTTDGVYNPSTERQVGMKSKREEEDEGEDVEWEEAPPAGNTTTGNLKVDLNVQADASEDDNDEEDDIDWEEG from the exons ATGAGTATCGAGTCATTCAATAG GTTGGTGAAACTTGCGGCAAGAGCTTTCTATGACGACATTACAACTAAAGGCGACAACCAGCCCAAGTCCGGTAGAAGTGATAATAGAGGAATTGCAGTGGTGATTCTTGACGCACTCACAAG GAGGCAATGGGTGAGGGAAGAAGACTTGGCAAAGGACTTGAAGTTGCACACGAAACAATTACGCCGCACCTTGCGGttctttgaagaagaaaagctCATCACACGGGACCATAGGAAGGAG GGAGCAAAGGGTGCTAAAGTATACAATTCTGCAGTTGCAGCTACTGTTGATGGTCTGCAGAATGGGAAAGAAGGAGATGACAAAATAAAGATGCATACTCATTCTTATTGCTGCCTGGACTATGCACAG ATATATGATGTCGTGAGGTACAGACTGCACCGAATGAAGAAAAAGTTAAGAGATGAGCTGGATAACAAAAACACAGTGCAGGAGTATATTTGTCCCAACTGTGCGAAAAG ATATACTGCGCTGGATGCGTTGCGGCTGGTCTCTACTGAGGATGAGTACTTCCACTGTGAGAGTTGCAATGGGGAACTAGTGGCAGAGAGCGACAAGCTAGCTTCTCAAGGGTCCACCGATGGGGATGACAATGATAGGAGACGCCGCCGTGAAAAGTTGGAAGACATGCTTCATAGGGTGGAG GCACAACTCAAACCATTGATGGATCAACTTGCCAGAGTAAAAGATTTACCTGCTCCTGAGTTTGGAAGCCTTCAAGCATGGGAAGTGCGAGCCAACGCTGTGGCCCGTGGTGCAAATGGAGATAATGGAAATGACTCAAAGTCAGGACAAGGGCTTGGATTTGGTGGAACACCTATGCCGTTTGTAGGGGAGACAAAG GTTGAAGTTGCTTTCTCTGGTCTTGAAGAAAAAGGAGATATCAAATCCGAGGTTTCAGTTACACCGATGAAAGTTTTGCCTCCATGGATGATAAAGGAGGGAATGAATCTTACAAAGGAGCAACGTGGAGAGGTCAAGCAAGAATCAAATATGGAGGGTACTTCTGCTGCAGCAGGATCATCTGATGACAAGAAGTCCATAGGATTTGAAGATGTGAAGAATATACAG GATGAATATATTAAGGCATATTATGAGGCTCTATTCAAGCGGCAAAAAGAGCAAGAAGAAGCTACCAAATTGTTGCCGGAAACATCAACTACAGATGGAGTATATAACCCCTCTACTGAGCGCCAAGTTGGCATGAAATCCAAACGTGAAGAGGAGGACGAAGGAGAGGATGTTGAATGGGAGGAGGCCCCACCTGCAG GTAATACTACAACTGGAAATCTCAAGGTAGACTTGAATGTTCAAGCAGATGCTTCGGAGGATGACAACGATGAAGAAGATGACATAGACTGGGAAGAAGGTTGA
- the LOC101258739 gene encoding transcription initiation factor IIE subunit alpha isoform X2, which yields MSIESFNRLVKLAARAFYDDITTKGDNQPKSGRSDNRGIAVVILDALTRRQWVREEDLAKDLKLHTKQLRRTLRFFEEEKLITRDHRKEGAKGAKVYNSAVAATVDGLQNGKEGDDKIKMHTHSYCCLDYAQIYDVVRYRLHRMKKKLRDELDNKNTVQEYICPNCAKRYTALDALRLVSTEDEYFHCESCNGELVAESDKLASQGSTDGDDNDRRRRREKLEDMLHRVEVEVAFSGLEEKGDIKSEVSVTPMKVLPPWMIKEGMNLTKEQRGEVKQESNMEGTSAAAGSSDDKKSIGFEDVKNIQDEYIKAYYEALFKRQKEQEEATKLLPETSTTDGVYNPSTERQVGMKSKREEEDEGEDVEWEEAPPAGNTTTGNLKVDLNVQADASEDDNDEEDDIDWEEG from the exons ATGAGTATCGAGTCATTCAATAG GTTGGTGAAACTTGCGGCAAGAGCTTTCTATGACGACATTACAACTAAAGGCGACAACCAGCCCAAGTCCGGTAGAAGTGATAATAGAGGAATTGCAGTGGTGATTCTTGACGCACTCACAAG GAGGCAATGGGTGAGGGAAGAAGACTTGGCAAAGGACTTGAAGTTGCACACGAAACAATTACGCCGCACCTTGCGGttctttgaagaagaaaagctCATCACACGGGACCATAGGAAGGAG GGAGCAAAGGGTGCTAAAGTATACAATTCTGCAGTTGCAGCTACTGTTGATGGTCTGCAGAATGGGAAAGAAGGAGATGACAAAATAAAGATGCATACTCATTCTTATTGCTGCCTGGACTATGCACAG ATATATGATGTCGTGAGGTACAGACTGCACCGAATGAAGAAAAAGTTAAGAGATGAGCTGGATAACAAAAACACAGTGCAGGAGTATATTTGTCCCAACTGTGCGAAAAG ATATACTGCGCTGGATGCGTTGCGGCTGGTCTCTACTGAGGATGAGTACTTCCACTGTGAGAGTTGCAATGGGGAACTAGTGGCAGAGAGCGACAAGCTAGCTTCTCAAGGGTCCACCGATGGGGATGACAATGATAGGAGACGCCGCCGTGAAAAGTTGGAAGACATGCTTCATAGGGTGGAG GTTGAAGTTGCTTTCTCTGGTCTTGAAGAAAAAGGAGATATCAAATCCGAGGTTTCAGTTACACCGATGAAAGTTTTGCCTCCATGGATGATAAAGGAGGGAATGAATCTTACAAAGGAGCAACGTGGAGAGGTCAAGCAAGAATCAAATATGGAGGGTACTTCTGCTGCAGCAGGATCATCTGATGACAAGAAGTCCATAGGATTTGAAGATGTGAAGAATATACAG GATGAATATATTAAGGCATATTATGAGGCTCTATTCAAGCGGCAAAAAGAGCAAGAAGAAGCTACCAAATTGTTGCCGGAAACATCAACTACAGATGGAGTATATAACCCCTCTACTGAGCGCCAAGTTGGCATGAAATCCAAACGTGAAGAGGAGGACGAAGGAGAGGATGTTGAATGGGAGGAGGCCCCACCTGCAG GTAATACTACAACTGGAAATCTCAAGGTAGACTTGAATGTTCAAGCAGATGCTTCGGAGGATGACAACGATGAAGAAGATGACATAGACTGGGAAGAAGGTTGA